From Pseudarthrobacter equi, a single genomic window includes:
- a CDS encoding LacI family DNA-binding transcriptional regulator, producing the protein MALPPVSVGRPATIHDIAAVCGVAPSTVSRALSTPERVNIRTRERIQAAAVELNYTPNSQAKALSSGKTGAVGVLVPDITNPFYFDLIRGTQLQLKAAGYTQLLVDTEESDEVEASAIQQLRKSADGLIVGASRLTDEALLAASAAMPLVAINRDVPGVPAVIIDTPAATGQALDHLISLGHTRVAYISGPVSSQSNARRWDALAEAGKERGIDVVRLGPFAPKTQSGAAAADTAVHSGATACIVFNDLIAIGMLQRLRERGVRVPEDMSIVGCDDIFGADFCNPPLTTMSSPIEQAGRVAVTMLLAQLDPLRGGGTRTRSVMPTHLTVRASTAAAPAQ; encoded by the coding sequence ATGGCACTGCCGCCAGTTTCCGTGGGCCGCCCCGCGACCATCCACGACATCGCTGCCGTGTGCGGCGTAGCCCCGTCCACGGTGTCGCGGGCACTGTCCACGCCGGAGCGGGTCAATATCCGGACGCGCGAGCGGATCCAGGCCGCCGCCGTCGAGCTCAACTACACGCCGAACTCGCAGGCCAAGGCCCTGAGCTCGGGAAAGACCGGCGCCGTGGGCGTCCTGGTCCCGGACATCACCAACCCCTTCTACTTCGACCTCATCCGCGGAACCCAGCTCCAGCTCAAAGCTGCCGGGTACACGCAGCTCCTGGTTGATACGGAAGAATCTGATGAGGTGGAGGCCAGCGCCATCCAGCAGCTCCGCAAGAGTGCCGATGGCCTGATTGTGGGTGCTTCCCGCTTGACGGACGAGGCCCTGCTGGCAGCCTCCGCAGCCATGCCGCTGGTGGCCATCAACCGGGATGTGCCCGGCGTTCCCGCGGTTATCATCGACACCCCCGCAGCCACCGGCCAGGCCCTGGACCATCTGATCTCACTCGGCCACACCCGGGTGGCGTACATCTCCGGCCCTGTCTCGTCCCAGTCGAACGCCCGCCGGTGGGATGCCCTGGCCGAAGCTGGCAAGGAGCGCGGCATCGACGTGGTCAGGCTGGGGCCGTTCGCCCCGAAGACCCAGTCCGGCGCCGCGGCAGCGGACACGGCAGTCCACAGCGGTGCGACGGCCTGCATCGTGTTCAATGACCTGATCGCCATCGGCATGCTGCAGCGGCTGCGCGAACGGGGCGTCCGGGTACCTGAGGACATGAGCATCGTGGGCTGCGATGACATCTTCGGTGCCGATTTCTGCAATCCGCCCCTGACCACCATGTCCTCCCCCATCGAGCAGGCTGGCAGGGTGGCGGTGACCATGCTGCTGGCACAGCTGGATCCCCTTCGCGGCGGCGGCACGCGCACCCGCTCGGTGATGCCCACACACCTGACAGTGCGCGCCTCCACCGCTGCGGCGCCGGCACAGTGA
- a CDS encoding phosphotransferase, giving the protein MGQGLRAGQVDGRWDGGLLRAEQSALVASWLRSPKLLADFSWALADTKVLRVQGPDGQFIVKAGGPDNHHLGRELAAHRAYTGPLVECGRAGRLLLADSGANLLVMEYLEGHLVEGTQAEQEPGTYAQAGELLRLFHNQGRRIDGRYELQATAKSLAWLDRAHRIDPAVEREARGRLAEYRPEPVTVVPTHGDWQPRNWLIHSGEVRVIDFGRFEFRPAATDLCRLAVQQWRQQPALEQAFLEGYGTDPRSDVVWRIDLLREAVGTAVWAFQVGDEEFEHQGHRMLTEALARW; this is encoded by the coding sequence ATGGGTCAAGGGCTGCGGGCAGGGCAAGTTGACGGTCGCTGGGACGGCGGGCTGCTGCGCGCCGAACAGTCCGCCCTCGTTGCATCGTGGCTGCGTTCCCCGAAGCTCCTTGCAGATTTTTCCTGGGCGCTCGCGGACACGAAGGTCCTCCGCGTCCAGGGGCCCGACGGGCAGTTCATCGTTAAGGCCGGGGGACCGGATAACCACCACCTCGGCCGCGAGCTGGCGGCCCATCGGGCCTACACGGGCCCGCTGGTGGAGTGCGGGCGGGCAGGCCGCCTGCTCCTCGCGGATTCCGGCGCCAACCTGCTGGTCATGGAGTACCTTGAGGGCCACCTGGTTGAGGGCACGCAAGCCGAGCAGGAACCAGGCACCTACGCCCAGGCCGGTGAGCTGCTGAGGCTGTTCCATAACCAGGGGCGCCGCATCGATGGCCGCTATGAACTCCAGGCCACAGCGAAGTCACTGGCGTGGCTGGACCGTGCGCACCGGATTGATCCCGCCGTCGAGCGGGAAGCCCGGGGGCGCCTGGCGGAATACCGGCCGGAACCCGTCACGGTGGTTCCCACCCACGGGGACTGGCAGCCGCGGAACTGGCTCATCCATTCCGGCGAAGTCCGGGTCATCGACTTTGGCCGGTTCGAGTTCCGACCGGCTGCTACGGACCTGTGCAGGCTGGCGGTGCAGCAGTGGCGGCAACAGCCTGCCTTGGAACAAGCCTTCCTGGAGGGCTACGGTACGGATCCCCGATCGGACGTCGTGTGGCGCATCGACCTGCTCCGGGAAGCCGTCGGAACCGCGGTGTGGGCTTTCCAGGTGGGGGACGAAGAGTTCGAACACCAGGGCCACCGGATGCTCACGGAGGCGCTGGCGCGGTGGTGA
- a CDS encoding LLM class flavin-dependent oxidoreductase — protein MDFGIFTFGELSRNDTTGQVLSPQQRLAEIIQLAKLADQAGLSFLGLGEHHRHDFALSAPEMVLAAIARETTNLRLGTAVTVLSTQDPVRLFEQFATLDLLSGGRAEIIAGRGAFIESYPLFGYDTADYDALFDEKLRMLLELRDNASLTWRGTLTQTIPGMDIAPRPLQEKLPVWVGVGGTPASFARAGRLGLPLFVALLSGPERFRRLVELYRHTAAESGHDAAALPVGAGGHFYVAPTSQQARDTFYPYYRAYFEQNMPRPVDHFPRSTFDDWSEPGGGLLVGSTQQVVEKILAIHEALGTSRYMAQIGLGGLPFAETARSIELLATEIMPAVNRELGPSAAA, from the coding sequence ATGGACTTCGGCATCTTTACCTTCGGTGAGCTCTCGCGCAATGACACAACCGGACAGGTGCTATCGCCACAGCAACGGCTGGCGGAAATCATCCAGCTGGCCAAGCTGGCGGACCAGGCAGGCCTCAGCTTCCTGGGCCTGGGCGAACATCACCGCCATGACTTCGCCCTGTCGGCGCCCGAGATGGTGCTGGCCGCCATTGCCCGGGAAACCACCAACCTTCGGCTGGGCACCGCCGTTACCGTCCTCTCGACGCAGGATCCCGTGCGGCTCTTCGAGCAGTTCGCCACCCTGGACCTGCTGTCCGGGGGCCGCGCGGAGATCATCGCCGGGCGCGGCGCGTTCATCGAGTCCTACCCGCTGTTCGGCTACGACACCGCCGACTATGACGCGCTCTTCGATGAGAAGCTGCGGATGCTCCTCGAACTGCGGGACAACGCCAGCCTCACCTGGCGGGGCACGCTGACCCAGACCATCCCCGGCATGGATATTGCGCCGCGGCCCCTGCAGGAGAAACTGCCGGTCTGGGTGGGGGTCGGCGGAACACCGGCGAGCTTCGCCCGCGCCGGCCGGCTGGGCCTGCCGCTGTTCGTTGCCCTGCTGTCAGGCCCCGAACGGTTCCGCCGCCTGGTGGAGCTTTACCGGCACACGGCGGCGGAATCCGGACATGACGCCGCCGCGCTTCCGGTGGGCGCTGGCGGGCACTTCTACGTGGCTCCCACTTCGCAGCAGGCCCGCGACACTTTCTATCCCTATTACCGCGCCTACTTCGAACAGAACATGCCGCGTCCCGTGGACCACTTTCCCCGGTCCACCTTCGATGACTGGTCCGAGCCGGGCGGCGGGCTGCTGGTGGGAAGCACGCAGCAGGTGGTCGAAAAGATCCTCGCCATCCACGAGGCCCTGGGCACCAGCCGCTACATGGCACAGATCGGGCTCGGCGGCCTGCCCTTTGCCGAGACGGCCCGGTCCATCGAGCTCCTCGCCACTGAAATCATGCCCGCGGTCAATCGGGAGCTCGGGCCCTCAGCTGCTGCTTAA